One genomic window of Terriglobales bacterium includes the following:
- a CDS encoding inorganic diphosphatase — translation MGEGNRSKLPLQKAGASSVQIIVETPKGSRNKYKFDPDKDVFKLSKVLPEGMVFPYDFGFVPSTKAPDGDPLDVLMLMDEPTFPGCLVECRLIGVVKAEQEEKGKTHRNDRLIAVATESITYADVKHLRDLNATVLKQIEAFFFNYQAVRGVKSKVLGHEGPQSAMRILEESAQTKAA, via the coding sequence ATGGGAGAAGGGAACCGTTCTAAGCTGCCACTACAAAAAGCAGGAGCGAGTTCTGTCCAGATTATCGTCGAGACACCTAAGGGGAGCAGGAACAAGTATAAGTTTGATCCCGACAAAGATGTTTTCAAACTATCTAAAGTCCTGCCGGAAGGCATGGTCTTCCCATACGACTTCGGGTTCGTGCCTTCCACCAAGGCCCCCGACGGCGATCCGCTGGATGTGCTCATGCTCATGGATGAGCCGACTTTTCCCGGGTGTCTGGTGGAGTGCCGGCTCATTGGCGTAGTCAAAGCCGAGCAGGAGGAGAAAGGAAAGACTCACCGCAACGACCGGTTGATTGCCGTAGCAACGGAGTCAATTACCTACGCGGACGTGAAGCACTTGCGCGACCTGAATGCCACTGTACTTAAACAAATAGAGGCCTTTTTCTTTAACTACCAAGCGGTGCGGGGGGTGAAATCCAAGGTCTTGGGGCATGAGGGACCGCAAAGCGCGATGCGAATCCTGGAAGAATCGGCTCAGACCAAAGCCGCGTGA
- a CDS encoding CHAD domain-containing protein, translating into MPLDVDRLRKPFRKLRKDLKGFPKEPSPELVHEMRTSSRRIEAMLAVLGLESKAKWQELLRIMGRVRKHAGQVRDMDVLTGYASQIEVDEERECLIQVLEYLGDQRFKKAAKMHAVVRKDGPELRRLLQRCAKQVKKLVRNDDASNSTARIDVIAMALRLSAELREPRRLDKSNLHPYRLEVKQLQYVLQMVEEHTPEQQSFIEKLKQVKDAIGEWHDWAELLSVVEEVVDHGVGCKLLTEVRATAAKKFEHALSGTNEMRARYLPVASGRKKQGAARQRPLPEAVLGAASAAA; encoded by the coding sequence ATGCCCCTTGATGTAGATCGCCTGCGCAAGCCCTTCCGAAAACTGCGGAAGGACCTCAAAGGATTTCCCAAGGAACCCAGTCCGGAACTGGTTCACGAAATGCGCACCTCGTCCCGGCGAATCGAGGCGATGCTTGCGGTTTTGGGGCTCGAATCGAAGGCCAAATGGCAGGAGCTTTTGCGCATTATGGGACGCGTCAGGAAGCATGCCGGTCAGGTTCGCGACATGGATGTGCTTACAGGCTATGCCTCCCAAATCGAAGTCGATGAAGAAAGAGAATGTCTCATACAGGTCCTCGAATACCTGGGGGACCAACGCTTTAAGAAGGCAGCGAAAATGCATGCAGTCGTACGCAAAGATGGTCCCGAACTACGACGCCTGCTTCAACGTTGTGCCAAGCAGGTCAAAAAGTTGGTGCGCAACGACGATGCGTCCAACAGTACAGCGCGTATAGATGTAATCGCTATGGCCCTGCGGCTTTCTGCCGAATTACGAGAACCGCGTCGCTTGGACAAAAGCAATCTGCACCCCTACCGCCTCGAAGTGAAGCAGTTGCAGTACGTGCTTCAGATGGTTGAAGAGCACACCCCCGAACAACAGAGTTTTATTGAGAAGTTGAAACAAGTAAAGGACGCTATCGGAGAATGGCACGATTGGGCTGAACTGCTGTCAGTTGTCGAGGAGGTTGTGGATCACGGCGTAGGTTGTAAGTTGTTAACAGAAGTGAGAGCGACCGCCGCTAAGAAATTCGAGCACGCTCTATCCGGCACAAATGAGATGAGAGCTCGTTATCTGCCTGTGGCTTCGGGACGCAAAAAGCAAGGTGCAGCAAGACAAAGACCTCTGCCGGAAGCGGTGTTGGGCGCGGCGTCGGCCGCCGCCTGA